One genomic segment of Brassica napus cultivar Da-Ae chromosome A3, Da-Ae, whole genome shotgun sequence includes these proteins:
- the LOC106420871 gene encoding subtilisin-like protease SBT3.12 yields MGFVKGSSRAFLIIGFLFLLDCVFAQECTTEEPQVYVVHLGAKQHDDPEMILASHHKMLESVFNSSEAAKESIVYNYRHGFSGFAASLTSSQAKKLKERPDVFSVASNRKLTLQSTRTYDYLGLSPNQPSGILHDSNMGSELVVGIIDSGIWPESAGFSDEGLGPIPKHWKGKCVGGRGFDPAKHCNKKIVGARYYTNRFTEKTGKTISPEDYLSPRGLISHGTECASIAAGGFVPDASYEGLAPGLMRGAAPKARIAAYKVLFDSDEMGTGVSDCTMAIDDAINDGVDVISISIGPDGPPYHTYTTVGEDTELGSFHAVMKGIPVVMAGANAGPGAYTVSNVAPWMFTVGASTLDRNFYVDVTLGNNLTIPCQALYTGPEVSGELIYVEDWQTDTSDRKGKISLTFMKDDAESLFAVNTLGGAGAIIARGSDYFTEFFFEKPGVATNFEVGNKILQYIRSTSSPTVRISGGKTFVGRPKQTTVAAFSGRGPNPSAPAILKPDIVAPGALVLSADITNGYFTGFAINMGTSYSAPAIAGILILLKSLHPDWSPAALKSAIMTTAWKTDPYGGPIYSESMPRKLADPFDYGAGLVNPQRAGDPGLVYDLNLDDYIHFFCASGYNDTSIALLTGKDAKCPSPLPSILDFNYPAITIPEVKDEVTVSRTVTNVGPVDSVYRAVIEPPRGVKIAVEPETLVFNASTKILGFKVRVTTSHKNNLPVYLFGSFTWTDGTRNVTIPLSVRTRV; encoded by the exons ATGGGGTTTGTGAAGGGAAGTTCGAGAGCATTTCTCATCATTGGATTCTTGTTCCTTTTAGATTGCGTATTTGCTCAAGAATGCACCACTGAGGAGCCACAG GTTTATGTAGTGCATTTAGGCGCGAAGCAACACGATGATCCTgagatgatcttagcatcgcACCACAAGATGTTGGAATCAGTTTTTAATAG CTCGGAAGCTGCTAAAGAGTCCATCGTCTACAACTATCGCCATGGGTTTTCAGGGTTTGCTGCCAGCCTTACATCGTCACAAGCTAAGAAACTTAAAG AGCGTCCAGATGTTTTCAGTGTGGCATCAAACCGAAAGCTTACGTTGCAGTCCACTAGGACTTACGACTACTTGGGGCTTTCGCCGAATCAGCCCAGTGGAATTCTCCATGACAGCAACATGGGAAGTGAACTTGTGGTTGGTATTATCGACTCAGGAATATGGCCGGAGTCGGCGGGTTTTAGCGACGAAGGGCTTGGACCGATACCTAAGCATTGGAAGGGGAAGTGTGTAGGCGGAAGGGGATTTGACCCAGCAAAGCATTGCAACAAGAAGATAGTAGGAGCACGGTACTACACAAATCGCTTTACTGAGAAAACTGGGAAAACTATCAGCCCTGAGGACTATCTGTCCCCTAGAGGTTTGATATCACACGGAACAGAATGCGCTTCAATTGCAGCCGGCGGATTCGTTCCTGACGCGTCATATGAAGGTCTTGCACCTGGACTCATGAGAGGCGCTGCTCCAAAGGCACGTATAGCTGCCTACAAGGTTCTCTTCGATTCAGATGAAATGGGTACTGGCGTTTCAGATTGTACCATGGCAATCGATGATGCCATCAATGATGGCGTTGATGTAATATCGATTTCAATCGGCCCAGATGGACCTCCTTACCATACATATACCACAGTTGGGGAAGATACTGAGCTTGGTTCGTTCCACGCGGTGATGAAGGGAATACCTGTTGTTATGGCTGGTGCTAATGCCGGCCCAGGTGCTTACACTGTGAGTAATGTAGCTCCCTGGATGTTCACTGTTGGTGCAAGTACCCTTGACCGTAACTTTTATGTAGACGTGACTCTTGGCAATAACCTTACCATACCT TGTCAAGCTTTGTATACGGGTCCCGAAGTATCTGGTGAATTAATTTACGTAGAAGACTGGCAGACCGACACTTCTGATCGAAAGGGAAAAATTTCCCTAACGTTTATGAAAGATGATGCGGAGAGTTTGTTTGCTGTGAACACCCTCGGTGGCGCTGGTGCGATCATTGCACGAGGTTCGGATTATTTCACTGAGTTCTTTTTCGAGAAGCCAGGCGTCGCCACAAACTTTGAAGTCGGAAATAAGATTCTACAATACATCCGCTCCACAAG TTCGCCAACGGTTAGAATAAGTGGAGGTAAAACGTTCGTGGGACGTCCAAAACAAACTACAGTAGCAGCATTCTCTGGTAGAGGGCCTAATCCAAGCGCTCCAGCTATTCTCAag CCTGATATCGTAGCCCCCGGTGCGTTGGTTTTATCAGCTGACATTACAAACGGTTATTTCACAGGATTCGCCATAAATATGGGAACATCCTATTCCGCTCCTGCTATTGCCGGAATCCTCATACTACTCAAATCTCTACACCCTGACTGGTCTCCTGCCGCTTTAAAATCCGCTATCATGACTACAG CGTGGAAGACTGATCCATATGGAGGTCCAATCTATTCGGAATCAATGCCAAGGAAGCTGGCAGATCCTTTTGACTACGGTGCTGGACTAGTGAACCCGCAGAGAGCCGGAGATCCTGGACTAGTTTACGACCTGAACCTCGACGATTACATCCACTTTTTCTGCGCCTCTGGCTACAACGACACATCAATCGCTTTACTCACCGGGAAAGATGCTAAATGCCCGTCTCCCTTACCTTCTATTCTCGACTTTAACTATCCAGCCATCACTATTCCTGAGGTTAAAGATGAAGTGACCGTCTCCAGAACGGTGACCAACGTTGGACCTGTGGATTCGGTTTATAGAGCCGTGATCGAGCCTCCGAGAGGTGTCAAGATTGCTGTTGAGCCGGAGACTCTGGTGTTCAACGCGAGCACGAAGATACTTGGGTTCAAAGTTAGGGTCACGACGAGTCATAAGAATAACTTGCCGGTTTACTTATTTGGTAGCTTCACGTGGACTGATGGTACACGAAACGTTACCATTCCTTTGTCTGTAAGGACTCGGGTTTGA
- the LOC106420870 gene encoding subtilisin-like protease SBT3.1 gives MFLPLRLFFVTIAFAFLANVTSIDLPEPDFTIGPGQGGGAPDPATVEAPPVVVPFVPKSPVYIIYLGATKHADPKLVAQSHLEILKSVLGSEEAAKNSMIYNYQYGFSGFAAKLKPAEAHKLKNHPEVITLVINRKLLMQTTRTWDYLGLFSTPVSSKGLLQGSNMGSGAIIGVIDSGIWSESGVFDDNGYGPTPKQWKGQCVSGDQFKAEDCNKKLIGAKYYMDGLNADLATSINSSTEHISPRDHNGHGTQVSSTVAGSFLSNLTFPGLSAGSIMRGAAPKAHIAMYKACWDVQGGMCSVADVWKAFDEAINDGVDVLSVSIGGLFRDLDAEVDIAIPALHAVNKGITVVSPAGNGGPRGTTVINISPWIITVAATTLDRSLSAFITLDNNQTFMGQSMYTGPELGFTDVMFSADVSSVATVKGKVVMYFEKERPMPGPEILQRNGAVGVIYVRTPSSRLECPANFPCIYIEIDIGSKIYFHMETTSSPKVKISPFKAVIGESVASIVGGSSSRGPSSFSPAILKPDIAAPGLNLLTPRIPTDEDTSEFAYSGTSMATPVIAGIVALLKISHPTWSPAAIKSAIVTTARSTDPYGEPLTAEGTTPKIADAFDYGGGLVDMEKATDPGLVYDMDMNDYVHYLCSAALYTDKRVSALTGNVTTKCPSSSSSILDINVPSITIPDLKGNVKVITRTVTNVGPVDSVYKPVIKAPLGFDVKVSPEELVFNKGTSKAAFTVSVSSGSYKANTGFFFGSLTWSDGLHNVTIPVSVRANFIDNFYL, from the exons ATGTTTCTTCCTTTAAGATTGTTTTTTGTTACAATAGCATTTGCTTTTCTTGCAAACGTAACATCAATTGACCTCCCCGAACCCGACTTTACCATCGGTCCCGGGCAAGGAGGAGGC GCACCTGATCCCGCTACAGTAGAGGCACCCCCGGTGGTGGTGCCTTTCGTCCCCAAGTCTCCG GTTTATATCATTTACTTGGGTGCCACGAAACACGCTGATCCCAAGTTGGTGGCTCAATCGCATCTTGAAATCTTGAAATCGGTTCTTGGAAG CGAAGAAGCAGCCAAAAACTCAATGATCTATAACTATCAATATGGATTTTCTGGCTTTGCAGCCAAGCTCAAACCAGCCGAGGCACATAAACTGAAAA ATCATCCTGAAGTTATTACTCTTGTGATAAACCGAAAACTTTTGATGCAAACAACACGGACATGGGATTACTTAGGTCTTTTTTCAACTCCAGTTTCATCTAAAGGTCTTCTACAAGGGTCCAACATGGGTAGTGGTGCTATTATTGGCGTTATTGACTCTG GCATATGGTCAGAATCAGGGGTCTTTGATGACAATGGATATGGACCGACACCGAAACAATGGAAAGGACAATGCGTATCCGGGGACCAGTTCAAAGCTGAAGATTGCAACAAGAAGCTTATTGGTGCTAAGTACTACATGGATGGTCTTAATGCTGATCTCGCAACAAGTATCAACAGCAGCACAGAACATATATCTCCTAGAGATCACAATGGCCACGGGACACAAGTTTCCTCAACGGTGGCTGGTTCTTTCCTTTCTAACTTGACTTTCCCAGGCCTCTCAGCTGGGTCAATCATGAGAGGTGCTGCTCCTAAGGCGCATATAGCCATGTATAAAGCATGTTGGGACGTGCAAGGAGGGATGTGTTCGGTTGCTGACGTCTGGaaagcttttgatgaagctaTTAATGACGGTGTTGATGTTTTGTCGGTTTCTATCGGTGGCTTATTCAGGGATCTTGACGCTGAAGTTGACATCGCGATTCCAGCGTTACACGCTGTGAACAAAGGCATCACTGTTGTTTCTCCAGCTGGTAATGGAGGACCACGCGGTACTACGGTTATTAACATTTCTCCATGGATAATAACTGTAGCTGCGACCACCCTTGACCGTTCTTTATCCGCATTTATCACACTCGACAACAATCAAACGTTCATG GGTCAGAGTATGTACACAGGACCAGAACTTGGCTTCACTGATGTGATGTTTAGTGCCGATGTGTCTAGTGTTGCTACAGTAAAGGGCAAAGTTGTGATGTACTTCGAAAAAGAGAGGCCGATGCCTGGACCAGAGATTCTTCAGAGGAATGGTGCTGTTGGTGTAATATATGTGAGAACCCCTAGTAGTCGTTTGGAATGTCCTGCAAACTTTCCATGTATCTACATTGAAATCGACATTGGTTCCAAGATTTATTTCCACATGGAAACTACGAG CTCACCAAAGGTTAAGATAAGCCCATTCAAGGCAGTAATTGGTGAAAGTGTAGCAAGTATCGTTGGAGGCTCATCTTCCAGAGGGCCTAGTTCATTTTCACCTGCCATTCTTAAG CCGGATATAGCAGCACCTGGTTTGAACTTGCTAACACCTAGAATACCGACAGACGAAGATACTAGTGAGTTCGCCTACTCGGGAACATCAATGGCAACTCCTGTTATTGCTGGAATCGTAGCACTCCTCAAGATTTCACATCCTACTTGGTCTCCTGCTGCAATCAAGTCAGCTATTGTCACAAcag CCAGGAGCACCGATCCGTACGGTGAGCCTCTAACCGCAGAGGGAACCACACCAAAGATAGCCGATGCATTTGACTACGGGGGAGGTCTTGTGGATATGGAGAAAGCCACAGATCCGGGTCTCGTTTACGACATGGACATGAATGATTACGTACATTACTTATGTTCCGCAGCTCTCTACACGGACAAGAGAGTTTCTGCTCTAACCGGAAACGTCACTACCAAGTGTCCGAGCTCAAGTTCATCGATTCTTGATATCAACGTACCTTCTATTACCATTCCAGACCTCAAGGGAAACGTCAAAGTGATTACCCGAACCGTGACCAACGTTGGACCTGTGGACTCGGTTTACAAGCCCGTGATCAAGGCTCCTCTTGGATTCGACGTAAAGGTTTCACCGGAGGAGCTAGTGTTTAACAAAGGAACCAGCAAGGCTGCGTTTACGGTGAGTGTGTCATCAGGCTCATACAAAGCGAACACTGGCTTTTTCTTTGGGAGTTTGACTTGGAGTGATGGACTACACAATGTCACAATCCCAGTTTCTGTGAGGGCAAATTTCATCGATAACTTTTACCTGTAA
- the BNAA03G58470D gene encoding protein HEAT-STRESS-ASSOCIATED 32, whose product MAGHYRWKSFEENEDRPEKPRRYGVTEMRGPRYSVLSQNVLQEIFESMGQFVDGLKFSGGSNSLIPKSFIKQAIEMAHEHDVYVSTGDWAEHVLRSGGPSAFKEYVEECKQLGFDTIELNANSLEVPEDTLLRYVRMIKNGGLRAKPIFAVKFNKSDIPGRRNRAFGSYVVPEPRSSEFVEDIDLLIRKAERCLEAGADTIMIDADDVCKYADSVRADIIAKVIGRLGVEKTMFEASDAKLAEWFIKRYGPNVNLYVDHSQIMDLECLRGRHLGKDHKSVLSSSYFLY is encoded by the exons ATGGCAGGTCACTACAGATGGAAGAGTTTCGAGGAGAACGAAGACCGTCCGGAGAAGCCACGCCGTTACGGTGTAACGGAGATGCGAGGTCCTCGTTACTCCGTTCTCAGCCAGAACGTTCTTCAG GAAATATTTGAATCCATGGGGCAGTTTGTTGACGGGTTAAAGTTCTCGGGAGGCTCAAACAGTTTGATTCCAAAGTCATTCATCAAGCAAGCCATTGAAATGGCTCATGAGCACGATGTGTATGTTAGTACTGGTGATTGGGCTGAACATGTTCTTCGTAGTGGTGGTCCTTCAGCCTTCAAAGAGTATGTAGAG GAGTGTAAGCAGTTGGGGTTCGACACTATTGAGCTGAATGCAAATTCGCTTGAGGTTCCGGAGGACACTCTTCTACGATATGTTCGTATGATCAAGAACGGTGGTCTTAGAGCCAAACCAATCTTTGCTGTGAAGTTCAACAAGTCTGATATTCCTGGGAGGAGGAACAGGGCGTTTGGTTCCTATGTTGTTCCGGAGCCTCGATCAAGCG AGTTTGTTGAGGACATTGATCTCTTGATAAGAAAGGCAGAAAGGTGTTTGGAAGCCGGGGCAGACACCATTATGATTGATGCAGATGATGTATGCAAATACGCAGATTCTGTCCGAGCAGACATAATCGCCAAAGTCATAGGACGTTTGGGAGTAGAGAAGACTATGTTTGAAGCATCTGATGCCAAGTTAGCTGAGTGGTTCATCAAACGTTACGGTCCAAAT GTGAATCTCTATGTGGATCATTCTCAGATAATGGATCTGGAGTGCCTCCGTGGTCGTCATCTGGGTAAAGATCACAAGTCCGTTCTCAGTTCCTCCTACTTCTTGTATTAA